From a single Athene noctua chromosome 2, bAthNoc1.hap1.1, whole genome shotgun sequence genomic region:
- the LOC141957003 gene encoding uncharacterized protein LOC141957003, which yields MKDSVKHMVLKTHLCQECGKSFSKKGNLKRHQRIHTAEELFTCGECGRRFTTRGHLTTHQSIHTGERPFCCGECGRCFRLEICLAAHQKTHSKGGPYLCAHCGKTLSTKIYFNIHMRTHTEKRPFACTECGKSFVKKGTLTAHREIHKRDKPFKCPDCSRCFGQSATLLAHQKIHLRGGPFICTECGKSLSTKRYFNVHQRNHAKQKPLEGHINGVSLQVIQIKEEPDFAIRSEDNMLENMSYEEGVAQGCNIPRNPSNPKSPPWKIQMKEEPELPTDDTTNITTITCQKLYIKKEPPENPDYGKLFDPKIQLMALQARDLKKEEDADGQHEREVIASNRVLHVKEEQQESIEFGMHYGQKPNLRAIQRIQIKEEPGVETNHQESQSPKRKQKKYFQPTKEGMLENWEKSMSKKDPSAKGAIKCERIFPCPECGKSFNQKSNLTRHRKIHTSEGPYKCSECGESFRMNRKLIRHQRVHMSEPFKCTECGKSFTQRSNLVRHQRIHTKEEPYQCPECEKTFNQKANLFRHQTIHVRMGPCKCTKCGKCFPQKRHLIKHQLLHSRGGAYKCGVCGKRYRLKKYLRRHQKIHAREGTAPYAKRGEATRTGGGPQHSEQTALSPVKSEEES from the coding sequence ATGAAGGACTCGGTTAAACACATGGTACTAAAGACACATCTGTGTCAGGAGTGCGGCAAATCCTTCAGCAAGAAGGGGAACCTGAAGAGACACCAGAGGATCCACACAGCAGAGGAGCTCTTCACTTGTGGGGAGTGTGGGAGGCGtttcaccacccggggccaccttACAACCCACCAGAGcatccacacaggagagaggcCCTTCTGCTGTGGGGAGTGCGGACGCTGCTTCCGCCTGGAGATATGCCTGGCTGCCCACCAGAAGACACATTCCAAGGGGGGTCCCTACCTCTGTGCCCACTGCGGCAAGACCCTGAGCACAAAGATCTACTTCAATATCCACATGCGGACACACACAGAGAAGAGGCCATTCGCCTGCACTGAATGTGGGAAGAGCTTTGTGAAGAAGGGGACCCTCACTGCCCATAGAGAGATCCACAAGCGGGACAAGCCCTTCAAATGCCCCGACTGCAGTAGGTGCTTTGGGCAAAGTGCCACACTGCTGGCCCACCAGAAGATACACCTCCGCGGGGGGCCTTTCATTTGCACTGAGTGTGGGAAGAGCTTGAGCACCAAGCGGTATTTCAATGTCCACCAGAGGAACCATGCTAAGCAAAAGCCGCTCGAGGGACATATCAATGGTGTGTCTCTCCAGGTCATCCAGATTAAAGAGGAGCCTGATTTTGCCATCAGGTCAGAGGACAATATGTTGGAGAATATGTCCTATGAAGAAGGCGTAGCCCAGGGGTGTAACATACCTAGAAACCCATCTAATCCAAAAAGCCCTCCTTGGAAAATCCAGATGAAAGAGGAACCAGAACTACCCACTGATGACACAACAAACATTACTACAATAACCTGCCAGAAACTTTACATCAAGAAGGAGCCACCAGAAAACCCAGACTATGGAAAGCTCTTTGATCCAAAGATCCAGCTGATGGCTTTACAGGCGAGAGAtcttaaaaaagaagaagatGCTGATGGGCAGCATGAACGGGAAGTCATAGCCAGTAACCGGGTGCTCCATGTGAAAGAAGAACAACAGGAAAGCATTGAGTTTGGGATGCATTATGGGCAGAAGCCAAACCTCCGTGCTATCCAGAGGATACAAATCAAAGAGGAACCTGGTGTGGAGACCAACCACCAGGAAAGCCAGAGCCCaaagaggaagcagaagaaaTACTTTCAGCCCACCAAAGAGGGAATGCTGGAGAACTGGGAGAAATCCATGTCCAAGAAAGATCCCTCAGCAAAAGGAGCAATCAAGTGTGAACGGATATTCCCCTGTCCTGAGTGTGGGAAGAGTTTCAACCAGAAATCGAACCTGACCAGACACAGAAAGATCCACACGAGCGAGGGACCATACAAGTGCAGCGAGTGTGGGGAGAGCTTCCGCATGAACCGCAAGCTGATCCGCCACCAGCGAGTCCACATGAGTGAGCCCTTCAAATGCACCgagtgtgggaagagcttcaccCAGCGGTCAAATCTGGTTCGGCATCAGAGGATCCACACCAAGGAAGAGCCCTACCAGTGCCCTGAGTGTGAGAAGACCTTCAACCAGAAGGCCAACCTCTTCCGGCACCAAACAATCCATGTCCGCATGGGGCCTTGCAAGTGCACCAAGTGTGGGAAATGCTTCCCTCAAAAGCGCCATCTTATTAAACACCAGCTGCTCCATTCCCGAGGTGGGGCCTACAAGTGTGGGGTCTGTGGGAAGCGCTACCGGCTGAAGAAGTACCTGAGGAGGCACCAGAAAATCCACGCACGGGAAGGAACTGCTCCCTATGCAAAACGGGGGGAGGCCACAAGGACTGGTGGAGGACCCCAACACAGTGAGCAGACAGCTCTGTCCCCCGTGAAGAGTGAAGAGGAGAGCTGA